The genomic DNA TCCTCGTGGAGCGTGGTCGGCACGATGATGACGTGGACGGCCGCGGCGGCCGCGGCGGCCTCGCCCTCGGTCGTCGCGGTCAACGAGCCGTCGGCGACGGTCTCGGCGACGAGCGCCGGCAGCCCCGGCTCGTTCCCGACCGGACAGTCGCCGGCGTTCACCGCCTCGACCACGGACTCGTCCACGTCGACGCCGGTGACGTTGCCGGTCGCGTCCGCGAGCGCGGCCGCGAGCGGCAGGCCCATCTTCCCCAGCCCGTACACCGCGACCGGCACCTCGCCGGTCGCGAGCCGGTCGTCGCGCGTCGAGTCGGACGGTCCCTCACGGAACAGCGAGCTCATTGTGGCCCCTCCGAGGTCGGCTCACCTGCAGCCGTGGCACTGATCGTCCGGGCCAGTTCCAGCGCCCGGAGGCCAGCCTCGCCGTCGACCAGCGGCCGGGTCCCGTCACGCACCGCCGCGAGGAACGACTCCAGTTCGGCCTTCAGCGGCTCGCCGTTGTCGACGGTCGGCCGCTCGACGATGCTCTCGTGGCGGTACCGCACGTCGCCGTCAGAGACGACGTACTCCGGGAGGGAGTGGCGGTGGATGTCCACGGTCCGGTCGCCGTAGTCCACGTTGACCTTGCACTCGCGGGCGGTGATCGACAGCGTGCGGATCTTCTCCTGGGTGACCCGGCTCGCGGTCAGGCTCGCGACGGTCCCGTCGCCGAACTCCAGCGTGGCGGTAACGTACTGCCCATCCTGGGTCCCGCGGGCCGACAGGTCCGTCAGCTTGGCGTCGAGAAGCGACAGGATCACGTCGATGTCGTGGATCATCAGGTCCAGCACCACGTCCTCGTGGATGTCCCGGTCCAGCGGTGGGCCGAGCCGGTTGGTCTCGATGGCGATGATATCGAGTTCGGGGACGATTTCGTCGAGCGCCCGGACGGCGGGGTTGTACCGTTCGACGTGGCCGACCGCGAGCGTCACCCCGCGCTCGCGGGCCCGGCGGATCAGGTCGCGCCCCCGCAGGGGGTCCTCGACGAACGGCTTCTCGACGAGGACGTGGACGCCACGGTCGATGGCAGCCTCGACGAGGTCGTCGTGGAAGCGGGTCGGGACCGCGATGGACACCACGTCGACGTCGGCCAGCAGGTCGGCCTGGGCCATCGGCTCGGTCCCGTACTCGTCCGCGACGGACGCGGCCCGGGTCTCGTCGGCGTCGCCTACGCCCACCAGCTCGGCGCCGGGCAGCTCCCGGTAGATACGGGCGTGATGTCGGCCCATGGTGCCGACGCCCAGTACCCCGGCCCGGAGCACCGGGTCAGCCATCGCGGGACACCTCCTTCGCGCACATCTCACGCATCACGTGTCACCTCGCGGACGGCCGCCACGATGCGGTCGACGTCGGCGTCGCTGAGCCCGGGGTGGACCGGGAGCGACAGTACCTCCGTCGCGGCCCGCTCGGAGATCGGGTAGGACTCCCGATGCCCGGCGTAGGCCGGCTGCTGGTGGATGGGCGTCGGGTAGTAGATGCCCGTGTCGATGCCCGCATCGTCCAGCGCCGCCCGGAGGTCGTCCCGATCGATGCGCCGTGCCCGAACGGTGTACTGGTTGTACGCGTGCCTGGCGCCGTCGACGGGGACCGGGAGCGCCAGCGGCGTCGGGTCGAGGCCATCGTCGAGTCTGTCGGCGTTCCGGCGTCTGGTGGCGACGAACGACGGCAGGCGGTCGAGCTGTGCGCGGCCGATGGCCGCCGCCATGTCCGTCATCCGGAAGTTGTGGCCCAGCTCGGCGTGCTCGTACCGCCCCGTCCGGCCGTGGTCGATGAACCGGCGGGCGCGCTCGGCGACCGACTCGCGGTCCGTGACGACCATCCCGCCCTCGCCGGTCGTCATGTTCTTCGTGGGGTAGAAGGAGAAACAGCCGGCGTCCCCGATGGCACCGACATGCTTGCCGTCGAAGGTCGCGCCGTGTGCCTGCGCACAGTCCTCGATCAGGGCGACGTCGTACCGCTGGGCGAGCGCGGCGAACCGGTCCATCTCCGCCGGGAGCCCGTACAGGTGGACCACGATCATGGCGTCCACGTCCCCCTCGCGCAGTCGACGCTCGGCGGCCGTCGGGTCCAGGTTCAGCGTCGTCGGGTCCACGTCCGCGAAGGCCGGCGTGGCGCCCGCGAACCGGATGGCGTTGGCGGTCGCGACGAAGGAGAACGGCGTCGTCAGGACCGTGTCTCCCGCGCCGAGCCCGAGCGCCTCGAGCGCGGTGTGGAGCGCCGTGGTCCCGTTGCTGGTCGCGACGGCGTGGTCGGTGCCACAGAAGTCGGCGAAGGCCGACTCGAACGCCGCCACCTGCGGCCCCTCCGCGAGCTGCCCGCTCGAAAGCACGTTCCCCGCGTTGCGGCGGGCCGATGTCCCGAGATCCGGCGCCGCCAGGGGGATCCGCTCCTCGGTCGCTGGCTGGCTCATGGCTGGTTCGACCCCTCGAGTTCCGATGGGAGCGGCTGGTGGCGGGCCGGTGACCCGACGGCGAGCGTCTCCGCCGGGACGTCCTCCGTGACCACGGCACCCGCAGCGACGAACGCCCCCCGGCCGATGGTGACACCGGGGAGGAGCGTCGCGTTCGCGCCGATGGAGACGTCCGCGTAGAGGGTCGGTCCATCGAGGTCGGCTGCCGTCCGCAGGGGGTAGGGGTCGTTCGTCAGCGTCGCCCGTGGGCCCATGAACACCCGATCCCCGACCGTCGTCCCCTTCGGGATGTACACGCCGGTCTGGAGGCTGACGTCGCTCCCGATGCGGGTGTCACCGTCGATGACGGTGTCGGTTCCGACGAGCACGTCGTCGCCGATGCGGGTGCCCTCGCGGATGAGGACGTTGTGGCCCGTCGAGAGGTCGTCCCCGGCCCGGACATCACCGTAGATGATCGAGCCGGACCTGATGGTCGCGCCGTCACCGATGATGACGTCTCCCCCGCTGCCCGCCTGTTCACCGCCCAGTACCACGTTCGGAGCGATCCGACAGTTCCGGCCGATGCGGCCCGCTTCCGGCTCCGGTCTGCTGTGTGAATCTGACGCCACGGTATCCCCGGCTTCCTGTGGTTCGGGCTTTGTTATGCGTCGGTTGCCAGCCCTGCCGTCGCACGATATCCGACGAGGAACCGACACGGAACCGACAATCCATCTCTCCGACGCCGGCTCCCCGTCCGGCCGTCAGAGCGGGGCTCGCACCGGACCTGGACGGGCGACCGGGGGAACCCTGCCGATCCCGTGGTGGCGTAGCCCAGGGCTGTCCGCGGTAAGTGGCTCGTTACCATTACTCGATGCGTGGTCGACCCCCCTGGCGGATGCGGGTCCAGGTCGATGACGCACTGGTCAGAACCGGACCACATCCAACCACCCCTGTCCCCCCGGTGACGGTTCCGCTGTCAGGCCGGTCCGGTCACCGCAGCCGCCACCGCTTCCCCTCGCGCCCGAGATGCATCTCGACCGGACCCACACTTCGTGCCCGAACCCAACCCCGCCGAAGTCACCCTGACGCTCCGCCCGGTCGGAGCCGGGCCTCCATCCGAGGGCTCGTCGAGTGTCAGCCGACGACATCGACCCAGAGCCGGAGGGACCGGTACGCTGTGCTGACCCGCGGCTCCGTCGGCGCCGACTCCCGGTAGAGCAGGTACGTCAGCCGGCGGTTGGGCCCGGCCATGTCCGTCCCCTCGGCGCGGATGGTGTGTTCGTGGCGCCAGCGCTCGCCCGGGGCCAGCGACTGCGTGGCCCGGGTGAGCTCCCGCCGCTCGATCACCCGGATCCCGTCGCCGTCGCGGCGGACGCGCTGGAGCTGGACGACCACCGTGTAGTTCGCCCGGGCGCGTTCGTGGTTCTCGACCGTGGCGATCAGGGTCTCGTTCGCGCCGAGGGCGAGCTCCTCGGGATAGCCGCCGGCGACCAGTCCACCGTCCGCCCCCTCGGTCCTGAGGGCGAAGTCGGTGTAGCGCTCGCCGTCGATGGGGAACGCGAGGGCGCCACCGAGGCTCGCGAGGGCCGCGACGACCGAGAGGGCCAGCAGCACGTTCAGTGCGACCGAGGCCCGTGACTCCGACGCCGACGGACGAAGCGTCCCGAGCCAGGCCCAGATCCCCGCCCGGAATCGGTCCGGGGCCGGGAGCGCCCAGCGCCTGGCGACGGCGAGCGCGAGCCCCACCAGGACGACGGTCGAGAGGCCGACGACCGCAGGGACCAGCCCGAGCCCGATACCGAGCACGTCGAGCGCGAGCGCGAGCAGCGGCACCACCGCCACGCCGGCCCCGACCGAGAGGGCGAGCCGTTCGGCGAGCTCACGGATGGACGCCCGTCTCCGGTCGTCCCCGTGGGTTCCGACCCCGCCGACCGGCACGGCGCGCCACCCGGGGAACGCGGCCGCGACGAGCGCGTACCCGGGCAGGAACACGAGCAGGACGGTGCCCGAGAGGAGTCTGAGGCCGGCGGACTGGGGTGGGACCGCGAGTACGATTCCGGCAGCGACCGCCGTGAGAACGGTCGCCGCAAGCAGGTCACCGGGTGGGTGTCGGAGGGACTGCATGACTGAGTTCGACTGCGAATCGGTTGGGAAGAGGTCCTTCATGTGTACCGGCGGATGACCGGTCGCTACGGACGCCCCTGGTTTCGTTATAGCCGGCCTACCGGGAGGGGCTGCCGGAACGCGGTGGCTTCACCGGGATGAACGGGGGGTTCACTCCAGCCCTATCTGGCGGCGGTTCCGCCGGTAAGCTGACCGGCGGCGAACCCGCCAACGGGTAGCTTCTCTATTGCTATAGCCGACCCGGCGCGAGGCTGCTGCATGAGACCCCAGCCGGAGGGCCATCAGGGGGAACCGTCGACCGTCGAACTGTGGGTCCGCTCGCTCGGCCACCCATCCGTCTTCCAGGCCCAGCGCGACCTCTCGGATCGTCTCCACAGGCTCGAGGCCAGCGACATCGTGGACCAGGCGGAGGTGGAGGTGTGGGGCCGGGAGGTCGTCCTCTCGGGGGCCACGGCCAGGACCGAGCCCGGTCGCCGGTTCATGAACCGGCTCGGCCGCTTCCGGGAGTGGGCCGAGCGGAACGACGCGACACTCGAGCCGTGCTTCGAGTTCTCCACCACCTCCTCGGAGTTCACCGGCGAGGAGTACACGGTGGTCGACCTGCCGGTCTGCGCGCTCGCGGAGTTCGACGGGGACGAACTGGTTCACGTCGCCCCCTGCACCGTCGGGGAGCGGGTCCGAACCGTCGAGGACCGGCTGAGCAGGCTCGAATCCGGATACGATCTGGATGGGCCCCTCGAGGCCGACCACCCCGAGGACGTCATCGACCAGCTCGTACCGGGGACGGCCTCCGGTGGACGGCAGTAGCGGCCGTGAGGAACGGATAATCCACACGTACCGGCCGAAAACCAGTCAATAACTATGCAGGCCTGTCCCCATCGGTGAAACGGGGACGAACACAGCCCCCATGATAGGCGGTCTGTCGCTCCCCACCCCCCCAAACCCCACACCCCCACTGTCCGGCTCCGGAGAGCCGGGTCGTGGGTGTCCGGAGTCGGGTTGAATCCCCCCCTCGCCCGGCTCCATTACTTCTCGATCGCCGAGCAGGCCGACAGCCGGTATCCGATGTAGAATCGAGCAGCCGATGCGGCATCGGGTGCCCGTCGAAGCACCGTCCGGTACCGAACGGTCACACCGCCGACCGTCCCGGGCCGCCTCACTGTGTGTCGCTCTCGAAGGCAGGTGGGATCACCACCTCCCGGTCGGTCAGCTCGATCAGTCGGCGGCGTACCCCACCGAGATGCTCCCCCTGGCTCCCGTGATGGCCGACCACGATCTGGTCGGCGTCGATGTCGCGGGCGTGTTCGTGGATCGACTGGTGCGGGAGGCCGTGCTCCGAGCGCCACTCCATCGCGACCCCCGCCCGGCTGGCCATGTCCCTGATCGTCTCGATGGCCGTCCGGCAGCTGTCCTCGACCAGGATGGTCGCCAGTTCCTCGGAGCCCAGCGCCGGCTCGTCCAGTGTCCGCCGGTCGACCACACAGAGCACGTGGAGCACCGCATCGCGCTCCCGTGCCAGCTCGATGGCGTACTCGGCTGCCCGGTGGGCGTCCTCGCTCCCATCCGTGGCAAGCAGTATCGCGGGCATGCGCTCGCGGAGGCCAGTAGCGTACATCAGCCTGTCGACCGTACATCCGACTCAATTCCCCGTTACACCGGGGTAGCACCGAGATACCGCAGGGCTCTGCCCTGGGTCGGAGCGGATGCGTTCCGGAACACGGGGTGGATAGCGGTGGACCGTCCCCATGGGCGCCAGCCCGTCCGGTCGTGGCGCTCCCGCCGGTAGCCGGCGTATACTGATTTCGGTCCCACACCTCGGCGGAGACACGATGAAACGCAAGCGCCGCCTCGCTCTCGTCGGGATCGCTCTCGGAACGTTCCTCCTGCTCCGTCGGCGGCGACGCGACGAAGACGAGTCGTCGGAGAACTGAGGCACCACGGCCGAGCGCAGCGACACCCGGACCCAGAGGCAGAATCGCACGGAGTCACAGTCCGGGACCGGAACAGATAGCTGCTACAGCATCGTCCGACAGTCCACGAACGCGTCCCCTCGCGCCGAGATCCAGGCCGACATCCGCTCGTCCGTGGTGTCCACGGAGTGGGGGAACAGCGTACACTCGTCCGGACCGTCGTCCCGCTCGACGATGCAGCTCCGAAGCGTGATTCTCCCGTCGTCTGGCCCCGGCTCCGGGGAGCGTTCCTGCGTACTCATGGGTGCTGTCCGGGGCACGGGTGCGAGGCCGTGCACGCCCGTACGTCCAGCACCGCCCGGAGCCGGCATTGTTATGGCCGTCCTACCAGGGGTGGTACGGCGTTCCTACCGGTCGACCGAAGCCGCGCCGGGCACCGCAGGTCTCGCCCGTGCCTGTCCGCCGGCGAGCCGCAGCAGCGAGATACGGCGTCGGCCCGTGGGACTCACCGGGGACGGACGGGCTCTTGGGCTGCCGGGGCGACCACGGGTCCGGACCCCTCGTCGCGCGCGCCGTAGAACTGTTCCAGCGTGACGAACAGCGCGGGCTCCACGACGGGATACAGGTCGTCGGCGAGTGCGCGGACCTCATCACGGCAGTCGGGTGCCACGACGGGAGTCCCGACCGTCACCTCGCGAGCACCGCCCGCCCGCAGCTGCCGGATGACCGCGGCGACCGACGCCGGGTAGTCGATACCGTCGGTTACGACGAGCACGGAGCGTCCCGCCGGGTCCATCGAGTCGCGGTCCCCTCTGACCCGGACGGCCTCCTGCCGGGCGGCGCGTCGCTCACGGGCGAGCTCCCGCCGGAGGTACTCGGCGGCGGCCGTGAACCGCGGGGCGCGAGCCTCGTCGAGCCACTCGGTCCCGTCCTCGGTCACCGCTGCGATCGGCATCGTCGCGTCCCCTGGGGGGGAGATACACCGGACGATGATGACCTCCAGCGAGACACCGAACTCGTCCGCGACCGCCCTGGCGACCGGGACGCTCGACCGGGAGGGCGCCACGACCACGTCCGGACGGACTCGTTCGGGTGGGATGGCGGCTGCCAGTCTCCTCCCAGCGTCCGCTCGGTCTCGGAAACACGGCCCCCGCCATCGAGACCGCCTGTACGGCTGCTCCGCTTCCGGGTCCGGGTCCAGCATCTGTAATCAACCACCGACTCCGAGGCGAGGGGGGAGGATATAGCTGGTACCGAGTCTCACGCGGTGAGACCGTGCGGGGACGTCACGTCCCACGCGCCTCGACGAGCGTCCAGTCACTCCGGGCCGCACGGCCCTCAGGCGGGGACCACCACGACCGGCATCGGGGCCCGTCGCATGACCTCGTCCGCGATCCCGCGGGCATCGTCCCGTCTGCTCGCTCGCGGTCGTTCCACGACGATGAGGCTGGCCTCGTCGGCAGTCGCGAACGAGACGATGGCCTCGACGGGGTCACCGAAGAGGAGCTCCGTCTCGACCGGGATACCGCTGTCGGTGGCCAGCCGGCTCGCGTCGGAGAGGATCCGCTCGCTCGCGGCCACGGCGTCACGGTCCCGGGCCGGGACCATCCGCAGCCCGGAGCCGCTGTCGTCCGTGGCCCCGGCCTGGTTCGGGCGGCTCGTATCGGGCGGCCCCGCCTCCGGCGCCGCCGGGTCGGAATCCCTGGCGGGTGCGTCCCGACCCGTGGTGTCCGCGTCGTCGGGGGGTCGCAGGACGTGGACGACCCTGAGGTCCCCACCGGTGACCGACGCGACATCGAGGGCGAACTCGAGCCCCTCGAGATCGGAGCTGCTGTCGTACGTGGCGACGTGGATGTGCATCAGTCGTGGGACGACCTCCCGACGATATGATACCGCAGGACCGTCCATCCCATCGGGCATTCCGACAGGTTCCCCGTACCGGCCCTCCGACAGGGTAAGGTGCGCCTTGCCGTCCTCGTCAGCTCCGTCGCCTCCCGTCAACACGCCCGAAACGCCGGGTTCGAGGACCTGAATCGCAAATTCACAAAAGATTCATGGTCCCTGCTATCCCACCGCAGGACGAAGACTCACCTGGAAGCACCCACGGGAGGCCGTCTTGGCTGGGTCCGGGGTGATACGACCATGATTCGATACGACGAGGGTAGCAGGAACGAGCAGGTGAGCGAGGCCATCCGGACGAACTGGCGCGACTACACCTACCCCACGACGGCAGTCATCGAGCGGGTCGCGGCCGCGACGAACCGGAAGGAGACCTCCCTCCCGTCGCTGCACGAGTCCATCGACACCGACGCGCTGGACACGCTCCTCACCGGGGACGAGAAGGGGGACAGCCCGGTCGAGGTGACGTTCTCCTACCTCGGCCTGTCGGTCACCGTGCGGTCCGACCGGACGATGGTCCTCCACCCCGAGCAGTGACGACGCACCCGCGACGGTGCGTCGTCGACGATGCGGTCGGTCGACACCGCCAGCGTGTGGTCCCCGACGGGACGACGGCTGGCGACGGGCGGTGAGCCCTCAGTCGTCGGCTGGCTGCTGGTGGGTCCGCACGTGGTCCATGATGGCGGCCGTCTCGGCCTCGAACTCGTCCAGATCCATCTCCGCGCCGTGAAGCACCGACGAGAAGTACCGGACCGTGGCGGCGACGTTCGCGGCCTCGCCGACCTCGTCGTCCGAGACCCCGTGGAGCCGCGCCTCCTCGCGGTGGAAGTGGATGCAGTACTGACACTGCATGGCCGAGGCGGCCCCGATAGCGACGAGCGCCTTCTCCCGGTGCGAGAGCTCCGTCTCGCCCAGTTCGAGGTCCCGCATGATGCCCCAGCTGTGGTCGGCGGCGGCCGGCGCCAGCGCCTCCACGAAGCTCGGGACCCGACCGAGTGATTCCTCCAGTTCCTTGCGTGTATCCTGTGAGACCATGGTCGTGGTTCGATTCGGACCCCCTGTCAGCTGCGTATGACACTACGACAACGGGTATCCGGGGGTCCATTCGAACGTGTGGTGCGTGAGAGCATGGCACTATCTACGGGCTGGTAGCCAGGTGTGTACCACAGCGTTCACGGGCACTATCACGGAGTGGACCCGGGTGCGCGGCGTCTCCAGTTCGCGGCCCGGTCAGTCGAGGGGTGGTGGCGAGGAGGACCGATTCCCGCCGAACCGGCGGCCGGCGAAGACGCACGCCAGGCCGACGACCGACCCGAGGACTGCGGTCACGCCACCCCAGAGCAGTACCGTCCGACCAGCGGCCGGGAGCCCGGGGACGGAGCCCAGCACCGTCACGGGGACGCTGAACCCCGCGAGGCCGGCGACCGGTGCCAGCGCCATGGCGGCGCTCACAAGCAGGTCGTCGTTGGCGTAGCCGTTGACCGCGGCGCCGACGATGGCGGCACCACAGAGCACCAGTACGACCAGGCGGCCGATGGCCGCCATCCCCCCGATGTCGAGGAGCGCCACGGTCAGCCAGATGAACCCCTGCGCGACCAGCCCCAGCAGGAAGAGGGCCACCGCGAACAGCGAGACCCGGAGCGAGACCCCCCGGTCGACCGGTAGCAGTACCCCCACGAGCCCCCCAGCGTCGTCGGACATGTGCGACCGTGTGTGAGCGGCACGAGTAAACGTTTCCGGGGGTGTGGCCTCTGCCGGGCAGCAGTCAGCAGACCGGAACGGGTCCCGCTCGTCGGCTCGTGGCTCGGTGGCTGTCACGATTGTCACGGGGCAGTACTCGGGTCCCCTCGGCCCCTCCGTTCGGATGGCGGGGTCGCACTCGGCTCGCATCCACCACGAAGCGGGCGTGGGGGGCGGTCCCGTTCGGGGACCGACAGCCCGCTGGGGATGCACCGCGCCGGGCGAGCCGGCGCCCCCGCTGCGTACTCGACCCTGTCGTTCGCCGCTCACCCCGCCGACAGCCGGCCCTCGGCCGCGTCCGCTCGAGCCGGCCTGGCCCCGTTCCGCCCAGGCCACGTCCGGCGGCCTCCATCCTCTCTCGACTCCCGGGCGCAGCGGTTCGGCCCGACGTGGGGGAAACACATTCGGGGGCCCGCGACGGTCGTTCACCCGATGCATCCCGAACGGGTCCACGTCGTCCCGCTCCGTGACGAGCGTCGGCGGGCGCTCGAACCACTCCTGGCCGAGCGTGCCGACCGCGTCCACCTCCTCCCGCACGATGGGGGTGACGGTTCCCCCGACGCCCGGGACGCTACCGGCGGGGACTCCGACCGGAGGGAGACGAGCGGAACCGAAGCGGGTGGCTCGTCCGCGCTCGATACCGTCGCCGGGGAACTCCGGACGGCCGGCGTCGACGTGAGCGTCCACCCGGTCGACCAGTTCGACGTGTACGCCGTCTTCGGGCTCGTCACCACGCTCGCCGCCCGGCACGCCGACGACGAGGTGTACGTCAACGTCTCGACGGGCACGCGGCTGGCCGCCATCGGCGCGGCCCTGGGGTGCATGGACGTGGCGACCGACGCGACGCCGTACCACGCCGCCGGGGACGCGACGGTCGAGGAGCCCCGTGACGCGGCACAGCCCACATCCGGCTCGGGGGGAGGGCGGCCGGTCGCGACCTACCCCGTCGATTCGCTGACCCGGAGCCAGGTGGCGACGCTGGCGGTCGTCGCCGTCGAGGACGACGACCTGAAGGCGCCGACGAAGCGACGGCTCATCGACCGCCTCGTCGGGCTGGAGCTCGCGCTCGACCGGTCGCTCGCCGTCGGTGCCCGCATCGTCGAGAACGCGGACGGAGTCGCACACACGGACACCGCCGCCGGGTTCGACGACCTCGACGCGAACGACCGCAAATCCGCCTACCGGACCCTCGACAGCGTCGCCCTCGGCCGCCTCACGGACGAGGGGC from Haloglomus litoreum includes the following:
- a CDS encoding Gfo/Idh/MocA family protein, whose translation is MADPVLRAGVLGVGTMGRHHARIYRELPGAELVGVGDADETRAASVADEYGTEPMAQADLLADVDVVSIAVPTRFHDDLVEAAIDRGVHVLVEKPFVEDPLRGRDLIRRARERGVTLAVGHVERYNPAVRALDEIVPELDIIAIETNRLGPPLDRDIHEDVVLDLMIHDIDVILSLLDAKLTDLSARGTQDGQYVTATLEFGDGTVASLTASRVTQEKIRTLSITARECKVNVDYGDRTVDIHRHSLPEYVVSDGDVRYRHESIVERPTVDNGEPLKAELESFLAAVRDGTRPLVDGEAGLRALELARTISATAAGEPTSEGPQ
- a CDS encoding DegT/DnrJ/EryC1/StrS family aminotransferase, which encodes MSQPATEERIPLAAPDLGTSARRNAGNVLSSGQLAEGPQVAAFESAFADFCGTDHAVATSNGTTALHTALEALGLGAGDTVLTTPFSFVATANAIRFAGATPAFADVDPTTLNLDPTAAERRLREGDVDAMIVVHLYGLPAEMDRFAALAQRYDVALIEDCAQAHGATFDGKHVGAIGDAGCFSFYPTKNMTTGEGGMVVTDRESVAERARRFIDHGRTGRYEHAELGHNFRMTDMAAAIGRAQLDRLPSFVATRRRNADRLDDGLDPTPLALPVPVDGARHAYNQYTVRARRIDRDDLRAALDDAGIDTGIYYPTPIHQQPAYAGHRESYPISERAATEVLSLPVHPGLSDADVDRIVAAVREVTRDA
- a CDS encoding acyltransferase, with product MVLGGEQAGSGGDVIIGDGATIRSGSIIYGDVRAGDDLSTGHNVLIREGTRIGDDVLVGTDTVIDGDTRIGSDVSLQTGVYIPKGTTVGDRVFMGPRATLTNDPYPLRTAADLDGPTLYADVSIGANATLLPGVTIGRGAFVAAGAVVTEDVPAETLAVGSPARHQPLPSELEGSNQP
- a CDS encoding DUF1616 domain-containing protein translates to MQSLRHPPGDLLAATVLTAVAAGIVLAVPPQSAGLRLLSGTVLLVFLPGYALVAAAFPGWRAVPVGGVGTHGDDRRRASIRELAERLALSVGAGVAVVPLLALALDVLGIGLGLVPAVVGLSTVVLVGLALAVARRWALPAPDRFRAGIWAWLGTLRPSASESRASVALNVLLALSVVAALASLGGALAFPIDGERYTDFALRTEGADGGLVAGGYPEELALGANETLIATVENHERARANYTVVVQLQRVRRDGDGIRVIERRELTRATQSLAPGERWRHEHTIRAEGTDMAGPNRRLTYLLYRESAPTEPRVSTAYRSLRLWVDVVG
- a CDS encoding HTH domain-containing protein, whose product is MRPQPEGHQGEPSTVELWVRSLGHPSVFQAQRDLSDRLHRLEASDIVDQAEVEVWGREVVLSGATARTEPGRRFMNRLGRFREWAERNDATLEPCFEFSTTSSEFTGEEYTVVDLPVCALAEFDGDELVHVAPCTVGERVRTVEDRLSRLESGYDLDGPLEADHPEDVIDQLVPGTASGGRQ
- a CDS encoding universal stress protein, which translates into the protein MPAILLATDGSEDAHRAAEYAIELARERDAVLHVLCVVDRRTLDEPALGSEELATILVEDSCRTAIETIRDMASRAGVAMEWRSEHGLPHQSIHEHARDIDADQIVVGHHGSQGEHLGGVRRRLIELTDREVVIPPAFESDTQ
- a CDS encoding DUF7511 domain-containing protein, translated to MSTQERSPEPGPDDGRITLRSCIVERDDGPDECTLFPHSVDTTDERMSAWISARGDAFVDCRTML
- a CDS encoding phosphoribosyltransferase family protein: MLDPDPEAEQPYRRSRWRGPCFRDRADAGRRLAAAIPPERVRPDVVVAPSRSSVPVARAVADEFGVSLEVIIVRCISPPGDATMPIAAVTEDGTEWLDEARAPRFTAAAEYLRRELARERRAARQEAVRVRGDRDSMDPAGRSVLVVTDGIDYPASVAAVIRQLRAGGAREVTVGTPVVAPDCRDEVRALADDLYPVVEPALFVTLEQFYGARDEGSGPVVAPAAQEPVRPR
- a CDS encoding universal stress protein; the encoded protein is MHIHVATYDSSSDLEGLEFALDVASVTGGDLRVVHVLRPPDDADTTGRDAPARDSDPAAPEAGPPDTSRPNQAGATDDSGSGLRMVPARDRDAVAASERILSDASRLATDSGIPVETELLFGDPVEAIVSFATADEASLIVVERPRASRRDDARGIADEVMRRAPMPVVVVPA
- a CDS encoding HalOD1 output domain-containing protein, giving the protein MIRYDEGSRNEQVSEAIRTNWRDYTYPTTAVIERVAAATNRKETSLPSLHESIDTDALDTLLTGDEKGDSPVEVTFSYLGLSVTVRSDRTMVLHPEQ
- a CDS encoding carboxymuconolactone decarboxylase family protein gives rise to the protein MVSQDTRKELEESLGRVPSFVEALAPAAADHSWGIMRDLELGETELSHREKALVAIGAASAMQCQYCIHFHREEARLHGVSDDEVGEAANVAATVRYFSSVLHGAEMDLDEFEAETAAIMDHVRTHQQPADD
- a CDS encoding DUF6293 family protein; translation: MHPERVHVVPLRDERRRALEPLLAERADRVHLLPHDGGDGSPDARDATGGDSDRRETSGTEAGGSSALDTVAGELRTAGVDVSVHPVDQFDVYAVFGLVTTLAARHADDEVYVNVSTGTRLAAIGAALGCMDVATDATPYHAAGDATVEEPRDAAQPTSGSGGGRPVATYPVDSLTRSQVATLAVVAVEDDDLKAPTKRRLIDRLVGLELALDRSLAVGARIVENADGVAHTDTAAGFDDLDANDRKSAYRTLDSVALGRLTDEGHVTVREAGRSKEVELTEQGENALRAFRHKIPDVVRELDRPGMPDWLREGL